A section of the Bombus huntii isolate Logan2020A chromosome 5, iyBomHunt1.1, whole genome shotgun sequence genome encodes:
- the LOC126866180 gene encoding neprilysin-4-like isoform X2, with translation MKQKSIFSWQYRPRNEKELDKNRWKLIIIVGILTVIVVALLLTLALQTVIFRKEVYDEMCQSEECVRTAARIIEAMNRSVDPCRDFYKFACGGWISKNPIPQSQTSWDQLSLLKERLLKDLRILLEESDDGNDLRSVKLARTLYRTCMNLTSVEALGLKPVYETFNKLGLPKDPPLQNETLPFDLPGIVGRIQRVLGLNIFLNFYISEDIRDTTKNMMMIEQTSPGFSERYLLDSSRFQSELMEYKKYIESMIELAGAGNRSSEFANEILNFSTNIARIMATAEQRRNVNHLIYDVTINEFQQMTDLHVQQWNWTRYLEAVFDDTNVTINTESERVIVMDLQYLQKLPKLLATTPSATIARFVWWNVYSAIAPLTSQRFRDLGFKFSQKVFGLKEETSRWKICTGNVNVNFGMALSYIYARKHFDDNARQKALEMLLDIKAAFEQMVAELDWMDAETRARAHRKLHAIRPFVGIPDWITNSTKLDKFYEGKNVVPGRLFDTFLMLTDATVKKNLNSLREKPDKNRWISTGTTVNAFYSAILNSVTFPAGILHPPFYGNGLQSINYGAMGAIMGHELTHGFDDQGRRYDENGNLQQWWSNETLQRYHEKVECIIKQYGNYHLPELGNNNNFTVNGVNTQGENIADNGGIREAYKAYQRFRTRNTNRLALPGLANYSQEQLFFIGFAQVWCGSYTNGALKSKLIQGVHAPNHFRVIGTLSNNVDFAKAWNCPVESPMNPSRKCILW, from the exons ATGAAACAAAAATCGATATTCTCGTG GCAATATCGGCCGAGGAACGAAAAGGAATTGGACAAAAATAGATGGAAATTGATCATAATCGTTGGTATATTAACGGTAATCGTGGTTGCGTTGCTACTAACGCTGGCCTTGCAGACGGTTATTTTCCGCAAGGAAGTCTACGATGAGATGTGCCAGAGCGAGGAATGCGTGAGGACAG CCGCCAGGATAATAGAGGCGATGAACAGATCTGTAGATCCTTGTCGAGATTTCTACAAATTCGCCTGCGGCGGTTGGATTTCGAAGAATCCTATACCGCAGAGTCAAACATCCTGGGATCAATTGAGTCTTCTGAAGGAACGACTGCTGAAGGATCTAAGGATATTGCTCGAAGAATCGGACGATGGAAACGATTTGAGATCGGTCAAGTTGGCTAGAACTCTGTACAGGACTTGTATGAATTTAA CGAGCGTCGAAGCTCTGGGGTTGAAACCCGTCTATGAAACGTTCAACAAGCTCGGATTACCAAAAGATCCACCTTTACAAAACGAAACTTTACCTTTTGATCTTCCCGGTATTGTCGGGAGGATACAGAGAGTTCTAGGTTTgaatatatttctaaatttttatattagcGAGGATATACGAGACACGACGAAAAATATGATGATG ATAGAACAAACGTCACCAGGATTTAGCGAGCGTTATTTGCTCGATTCTTCACGATTTCAATCGGAATTAATGGAATATAAGAAGTATATAGAAAGCATGATAGAACTGGCTGGCGCAGGGAATAGAAGCAGCGAATTTGCCAACGAAATCTTAAACTTTAGCACGAATATCGCGCGC ATCATGGCGACTGCAGAACAAAGACGCAACGTAAATCATCTTATTTACGATGTAACTATCAATGAATTTCAACAGATGACAGATTTGCACGTACAACAG TGGAACTGGACCAGATATTTGGAAGCGGTGTTCGACGATACAAACGTGACAATAAATACTGAATCGGAGCGTGTGATCGTAATGGATCTGCAGTATTTACAGAAACTACCTAAACTGTTAGCGACTACTCCATCCGCCACGATAG CGCGATTCGTATGGTGGAACGTCTATTCGGCTATTGCTCCATTAACGTCACAGCGATTTCGTGATCTTGGTTTCAAATTCTCGCAGAAAGTTTTCGGTTTGAAAGAAGAGACATCGAGATGGAAAATTTGTACTGGAAATGTAAACGTAAATTTTGGTATGGCTCTCAGTTATATTTACGCACGAAAACACTTTGACGATAATGCTCGACAAAAG GCTCTAGAAATGTTGCTCGACATTAAGGCAGCATTTGAACAAATGGTTGCCGAACTAGATTGGATGGATGCTGAGACAAGAGCTCGGGCTCATAGAAAGCTGCACGCGATAAGACCGTTCGTAGGAATTCCAGACTGGATTACTAATTCAACAAAATTGGATAAATTTTACGAGGGG AAAAATGTTGTGCCTGGGCGATTGTTCGATACATTTTTGATGCTAACTGACGCAACAGtcaagaaaaatttaaatagtttGCGTGAGAAACCGGACAAAAATCGATGGATATCGACTGGAACAACAGTAAATGCGTTTTATAGCGCGATATTAAACTCAGTCA CATTTCCAGCTGGTATTTTGCATCCTCCGTTTTACGGCAATGGTTTACA GTCTATCAATTACGGTGCCATGGGCGCAATCATGGGTCATGAACTAACTCATGGATTCGATGATCAAG GTCGTAGATATGACGAAAACGGGAATCTTCAGCAGTGGTGGAGCAAcgaaacgttacaacgttatcaTGAGAAAGTTGAGTGTATAATCAAACAGTACGGTAACTACCATCTGCCAGAGCTAggcaataataataacttcACG GTAAATGGCGTGAATACACAGGGAGAGAATATAGCTGATAACGGTGGTATACGAGAGGCCTACAAAGCGTATCAACGATTTCGAACAAGAAATACTAATCGACTAGCTCTACCTGGCCTCGCTAATTATAGCCaagaacaattattttttataggTTTCGCACAA GTCTGGTGCGGTAGTTATACGAATGGAGCGCTAAAATCTAAATTGATACAAGGAGTTCATGCACCAAATCATTTCAGAGTCATCGGAACTTTATCGAATAACGTGGATTTTGCGAAAGCATGGAATTGTCCGGTTGAAAGTCCCATGAATCCGTCTCGCAAATGTATTCTTtggtaa
- the LOC126866180 gene encoding neprilysin-4-like isoform X3, protein MKYKVNDPDANDERNGAIEMKQKSIFSWQYRPRNEKELDKNRWKLIIIVGILTVIVVALLLTLALQTVIFRKEVYDEMCQSEECVRTAARIIEAMNRSVDPCRDFYKFACGGWISKNPIPQSQTSWDQLSLLKERLLKDLRILLEESDDGNDLRSVKLARTLYRTCMNLTSVEALGLKPVYETFNKLGLPKDPPLQNETLPFDLPGIVGRIQRVLGLNIFLNFYISEDIRDTTKNMMMIMATAEQRRNVNHLIYDVTINEFQQMTDLHVQQWNWTRYLEAVFDDTNVTINTESERVIVMDLQYLQKLPKLLATTPSATIARFVWWNVYSAIAPLTSQRFRDLGFKFSQKVFGLKEETSRWKICTGNVNVNFGMALSYIYARKHFDDNARQKALEMLLDIKAAFEQMVAELDWMDAETRARAHRKLHAIRPFVGIPDWITNSTKLDKFYEGKNVVPGRLFDTFLMLTDATVKKNLNSLREKPDKNRWISTGTTVNAFYSAILNSVTFPAGILHPPFYGNGLQSINYGAMGAIMGHELTHGFDDQGRRYDENGNLQQWWSNETLQRYHEKVECIIKQYGNYHLPELGNNNNFTVNGVNTQGENIADNGGIREAYKAYQRFRTRNTNRLALPGLANYSQEQLFFIGFAQVWCGSYTNGALKSKLIQGVHAPNHFRVIGTLSNNVDFAKAWNCPVESPMNPSRKCILW, encoded by the exons ATGAAATACAAG GTAAACGATCCGGACGCAAACGACGAAAGGAATGGCGCGATTGAGATGAAACAAAAATCGATATTCTCGTG GCAATATCGGCCGAGGAACGAAAAGGAATTGGACAAAAATAGATGGAAATTGATCATAATCGTTGGTATATTAACGGTAATCGTGGTTGCGTTGCTACTAACGCTGGCCTTGCAGACGGTTATTTTCCGCAAGGAAGTCTACGATGAGATGTGCCAGAGCGAGGAATGCGTGAGGACAG CCGCCAGGATAATAGAGGCGATGAACAGATCTGTAGATCCTTGTCGAGATTTCTACAAATTCGCCTGCGGCGGTTGGATTTCGAAGAATCCTATACCGCAGAGTCAAACATCCTGGGATCAATTGAGTCTTCTGAAGGAACGACTGCTGAAGGATCTAAGGATATTGCTCGAAGAATCGGACGATGGAAACGATTTGAGATCGGTCAAGTTGGCTAGAACTCTGTACAGGACTTGTATGAATTTAA CGAGCGTCGAAGCTCTGGGGTTGAAACCCGTCTATGAAACGTTCAACAAGCTCGGATTACCAAAAGATCCACCTTTACAAAACGAAACTTTACCTTTTGATCTTCCCGGTATTGTCGGGAGGATACAGAGAGTTCTAGGTTTgaatatatttctaaatttttatattagcGAGGATATACGAGACACGACGAAAAATATGATGATG ATCATGGCGACTGCAGAACAAAGACGCAACGTAAATCATCTTATTTACGATGTAACTATCAATGAATTTCAACAGATGACAGATTTGCACGTACAACAG TGGAACTGGACCAGATATTTGGAAGCGGTGTTCGACGATACAAACGTGACAATAAATACTGAATCGGAGCGTGTGATCGTAATGGATCTGCAGTATTTACAGAAACTACCTAAACTGTTAGCGACTACTCCATCCGCCACGATAG CGCGATTCGTATGGTGGAACGTCTATTCGGCTATTGCTCCATTAACGTCACAGCGATTTCGTGATCTTGGTTTCAAATTCTCGCAGAAAGTTTTCGGTTTGAAAGAAGAGACATCGAGATGGAAAATTTGTACTGGAAATGTAAACGTAAATTTTGGTATGGCTCTCAGTTATATTTACGCACGAAAACACTTTGACGATAATGCTCGACAAAAG GCTCTAGAAATGTTGCTCGACATTAAGGCAGCATTTGAACAAATGGTTGCCGAACTAGATTGGATGGATGCTGAGACAAGAGCTCGGGCTCATAGAAAGCTGCACGCGATAAGACCGTTCGTAGGAATTCCAGACTGGATTACTAATTCAACAAAATTGGATAAATTTTACGAGGGG AAAAATGTTGTGCCTGGGCGATTGTTCGATACATTTTTGATGCTAACTGACGCAACAGtcaagaaaaatttaaatagtttGCGTGAGAAACCGGACAAAAATCGATGGATATCGACTGGAACAACAGTAAATGCGTTTTATAGCGCGATATTAAACTCAGTCA CATTTCCAGCTGGTATTTTGCATCCTCCGTTTTACGGCAATGGTTTACA GTCTATCAATTACGGTGCCATGGGCGCAATCATGGGTCATGAACTAACTCATGGATTCGATGATCAAG GTCGTAGATATGACGAAAACGGGAATCTTCAGCAGTGGTGGAGCAAcgaaacgttacaacgttatcaTGAGAAAGTTGAGTGTATAATCAAACAGTACGGTAACTACCATCTGCCAGAGCTAggcaataataataacttcACG GTAAATGGCGTGAATACACAGGGAGAGAATATAGCTGATAACGGTGGTATACGAGAGGCCTACAAAGCGTATCAACGATTTCGAACAAGAAATACTAATCGACTAGCTCTACCTGGCCTCGCTAATTATAGCCaagaacaattattttttataggTTTCGCACAA GTCTGGTGCGGTAGTTATACGAATGGAGCGCTAAAATCTAAATTGATACAAGGAGTTCATGCACCAAATCATTTCAGAGTCATCGGAACTTTATCGAATAACGTGGATTTTGCGAAAGCATGGAATTGTCCGGTTGAAAGTCCCATGAATCCGTCTCGCAAATGTATTCTTtggtaa
- the LOC126866180 gene encoding neprilysin-4-like isoform X1 has translation MKYKVNDPDANDERNGAIEMKQKSIFSWQYRPRNEKELDKNRWKLIIIVGILTVIVVALLLTLALQTVIFRKEVYDEMCQSEECVRTAARIIEAMNRSVDPCRDFYKFACGGWISKNPIPQSQTSWDQLSLLKERLLKDLRILLEESDDGNDLRSVKLARTLYRTCMNLTSVEALGLKPVYETFNKLGLPKDPPLQNETLPFDLPGIVGRIQRVLGLNIFLNFYISEDIRDTTKNMMMIEQTSPGFSERYLLDSSRFQSELMEYKKYIESMIELAGAGNRSSEFANEILNFSTNIARIMATAEQRRNVNHLIYDVTINEFQQMTDLHVQQWNWTRYLEAVFDDTNVTINTESERVIVMDLQYLQKLPKLLATTPSATIARFVWWNVYSAIAPLTSQRFRDLGFKFSQKVFGLKEETSRWKICTGNVNVNFGMALSYIYARKHFDDNARQKALEMLLDIKAAFEQMVAELDWMDAETRARAHRKLHAIRPFVGIPDWITNSTKLDKFYEGKNVVPGRLFDTFLMLTDATVKKNLNSLREKPDKNRWISTGTTVNAFYSAILNSVTFPAGILHPPFYGNGLQSINYGAMGAIMGHELTHGFDDQGRRYDENGNLQQWWSNETLQRYHEKVECIIKQYGNYHLPELGNNNNFTVNGVNTQGENIADNGGIREAYKAYQRFRTRNTNRLALPGLANYSQEQLFFIGFAQVWCGSYTNGALKSKLIQGVHAPNHFRVIGTLSNNVDFAKAWNCPVESPMNPSRKCILW, from the exons ATGAAATACAAG GTAAACGATCCGGACGCAAACGACGAAAGGAATGGCGCGATTGAGATGAAACAAAAATCGATATTCTCGTG GCAATATCGGCCGAGGAACGAAAAGGAATTGGACAAAAATAGATGGAAATTGATCATAATCGTTGGTATATTAACGGTAATCGTGGTTGCGTTGCTACTAACGCTGGCCTTGCAGACGGTTATTTTCCGCAAGGAAGTCTACGATGAGATGTGCCAGAGCGAGGAATGCGTGAGGACAG CCGCCAGGATAATAGAGGCGATGAACAGATCTGTAGATCCTTGTCGAGATTTCTACAAATTCGCCTGCGGCGGTTGGATTTCGAAGAATCCTATACCGCAGAGTCAAACATCCTGGGATCAATTGAGTCTTCTGAAGGAACGACTGCTGAAGGATCTAAGGATATTGCTCGAAGAATCGGACGATGGAAACGATTTGAGATCGGTCAAGTTGGCTAGAACTCTGTACAGGACTTGTATGAATTTAA CGAGCGTCGAAGCTCTGGGGTTGAAACCCGTCTATGAAACGTTCAACAAGCTCGGATTACCAAAAGATCCACCTTTACAAAACGAAACTTTACCTTTTGATCTTCCCGGTATTGTCGGGAGGATACAGAGAGTTCTAGGTTTgaatatatttctaaatttttatattagcGAGGATATACGAGACACGACGAAAAATATGATGATG ATAGAACAAACGTCACCAGGATTTAGCGAGCGTTATTTGCTCGATTCTTCACGATTTCAATCGGAATTAATGGAATATAAGAAGTATATAGAAAGCATGATAGAACTGGCTGGCGCAGGGAATAGAAGCAGCGAATTTGCCAACGAAATCTTAAACTTTAGCACGAATATCGCGCGC ATCATGGCGACTGCAGAACAAAGACGCAACGTAAATCATCTTATTTACGATGTAACTATCAATGAATTTCAACAGATGACAGATTTGCACGTACAACAG TGGAACTGGACCAGATATTTGGAAGCGGTGTTCGACGATACAAACGTGACAATAAATACTGAATCGGAGCGTGTGATCGTAATGGATCTGCAGTATTTACAGAAACTACCTAAACTGTTAGCGACTACTCCATCCGCCACGATAG CGCGATTCGTATGGTGGAACGTCTATTCGGCTATTGCTCCATTAACGTCACAGCGATTTCGTGATCTTGGTTTCAAATTCTCGCAGAAAGTTTTCGGTTTGAAAGAAGAGACATCGAGATGGAAAATTTGTACTGGAAATGTAAACGTAAATTTTGGTATGGCTCTCAGTTATATTTACGCACGAAAACACTTTGACGATAATGCTCGACAAAAG GCTCTAGAAATGTTGCTCGACATTAAGGCAGCATTTGAACAAATGGTTGCCGAACTAGATTGGATGGATGCTGAGACAAGAGCTCGGGCTCATAGAAAGCTGCACGCGATAAGACCGTTCGTAGGAATTCCAGACTGGATTACTAATTCAACAAAATTGGATAAATTTTACGAGGGG AAAAATGTTGTGCCTGGGCGATTGTTCGATACATTTTTGATGCTAACTGACGCAACAGtcaagaaaaatttaaatagtttGCGTGAGAAACCGGACAAAAATCGATGGATATCGACTGGAACAACAGTAAATGCGTTTTATAGCGCGATATTAAACTCAGTCA CATTTCCAGCTGGTATTTTGCATCCTCCGTTTTACGGCAATGGTTTACA GTCTATCAATTACGGTGCCATGGGCGCAATCATGGGTCATGAACTAACTCATGGATTCGATGATCAAG GTCGTAGATATGACGAAAACGGGAATCTTCAGCAGTGGTGGAGCAAcgaaacgttacaacgttatcaTGAGAAAGTTGAGTGTATAATCAAACAGTACGGTAACTACCATCTGCCAGAGCTAggcaataataataacttcACG GTAAATGGCGTGAATACACAGGGAGAGAATATAGCTGATAACGGTGGTATACGAGAGGCCTACAAAGCGTATCAACGATTTCGAACAAGAAATACTAATCGACTAGCTCTACCTGGCCTCGCTAATTATAGCCaagaacaattattttttataggTTTCGCACAA GTCTGGTGCGGTAGTTATACGAATGGAGCGCTAAAATCTAAATTGATACAAGGAGTTCATGCACCAAATCATTTCAGAGTCATCGGAACTTTATCGAATAACGTGGATTTTGCGAAAGCATGGAATTGTCCGGTTGAAAGTCCCATGAATCCGTCTCGCAAATGTATTCTTtggtaa
- the LOC126866180 gene encoding neprilysin-4-like isoform X4, translating into MLASILRLFAMSNYYIDAKQKLLDVPAARIIEAMNRSVDPCRDFYKFACGGWISKNPIPQSQTSWDQLSLLKERLLKDLRILLEESDDGNDLRSVKLARTLYRTCMNLTSVEALGLKPVYETFNKLGLPKDPPLQNETLPFDLPGIVGRIQRVLGLNIFLNFYISEDIRDTTKNMMMIEQTSPGFSERYLLDSSRFQSELMEYKKYIESMIELAGAGNRSSEFANEILNFSTNIARIMATAEQRRNVNHLIYDVTINEFQQMTDLHVQQWNWTRYLEAVFDDTNVTINTESERVIVMDLQYLQKLPKLLATTPSATIARFVWWNVYSAIAPLTSQRFRDLGFKFSQKVFGLKEETSRWKICTGNVNVNFGMALSYIYARKHFDDNARQKALEMLLDIKAAFEQMVAELDWMDAETRARAHRKLHAIRPFVGIPDWITNSTKLDKFYEGKNVVPGRLFDTFLMLTDATVKKNLNSLREKPDKNRWISTGTTVNAFYSAILNSVTFPAGILHPPFYGNGLQSINYGAMGAIMGHELTHGFDDQGRRYDENGNLQQWWSNETLQRYHEKVECIIKQYGNYHLPELGNNNNFTVNGVNTQGENIADNGGIREAYKAYQRFRTRNTNRLALPGLANYSQEQLFFIGFAQVWCGSYTNGALKSKLIQGVHAPNHFRVIGTLSNNVDFAKAWNCPVESPMNPSRKCILW; encoded by the exons atgcTTGCGTCGATCCTACGTTTATTCGCGATGAGCAATTACTACATTGACGCGAAACAAAAGTTGTTGGACGTTCCAGCCGCCAGGATAATAGAGGCGATGAACAGATCTGTAGATCCTTGTCGAGATTTCTACAAATTCGCCTGCGGCGGTTGGATTTCGAAGAATCCTATACCGCAGAGTCAAACATCCTGGGATCAATTGAGTCTTCTGAAGGAACGACTGCTGAAGGATCTAAGGATATTGCTCGAAGAATCGGACGATGGAAACGATTTGAGATCGGTCAAGTTGGCTAGAACTCTGTACAGGACTTGTATGAATTTAA CGAGCGTCGAAGCTCTGGGGTTGAAACCCGTCTATGAAACGTTCAACAAGCTCGGATTACCAAAAGATCCACCTTTACAAAACGAAACTTTACCTTTTGATCTTCCCGGTATTGTCGGGAGGATACAGAGAGTTCTAGGTTTgaatatatttctaaatttttatattagcGAGGATATACGAGACACGACGAAAAATATGATGATG ATAGAACAAACGTCACCAGGATTTAGCGAGCGTTATTTGCTCGATTCTTCACGATTTCAATCGGAATTAATGGAATATAAGAAGTATATAGAAAGCATGATAGAACTGGCTGGCGCAGGGAATAGAAGCAGCGAATTTGCCAACGAAATCTTAAACTTTAGCACGAATATCGCGCGC ATCATGGCGACTGCAGAACAAAGACGCAACGTAAATCATCTTATTTACGATGTAACTATCAATGAATTTCAACAGATGACAGATTTGCACGTACAACAG TGGAACTGGACCAGATATTTGGAAGCGGTGTTCGACGATACAAACGTGACAATAAATACTGAATCGGAGCGTGTGATCGTAATGGATCTGCAGTATTTACAGAAACTACCTAAACTGTTAGCGACTACTCCATCCGCCACGATAG CGCGATTCGTATGGTGGAACGTCTATTCGGCTATTGCTCCATTAACGTCACAGCGATTTCGTGATCTTGGTTTCAAATTCTCGCAGAAAGTTTTCGGTTTGAAAGAAGAGACATCGAGATGGAAAATTTGTACTGGAAATGTAAACGTAAATTTTGGTATGGCTCTCAGTTATATTTACGCACGAAAACACTTTGACGATAATGCTCGACAAAAG GCTCTAGAAATGTTGCTCGACATTAAGGCAGCATTTGAACAAATGGTTGCCGAACTAGATTGGATGGATGCTGAGACAAGAGCTCGGGCTCATAGAAAGCTGCACGCGATAAGACCGTTCGTAGGAATTCCAGACTGGATTACTAATTCAACAAAATTGGATAAATTTTACGAGGGG AAAAATGTTGTGCCTGGGCGATTGTTCGATACATTTTTGATGCTAACTGACGCAACAGtcaagaaaaatttaaatagtttGCGTGAGAAACCGGACAAAAATCGATGGATATCGACTGGAACAACAGTAAATGCGTTTTATAGCGCGATATTAAACTCAGTCA CATTTCCAGCTGGTATTTTGCATCCTCCGTTTTACGGCAATGGTTTACA GTCTATCAATTACGGTGCCATGGGCGCAATCATGGGTCATGAACTAACTCATGGATTCGATGATCAAG GTCGTAGATATGACGAAAACGGGAATCTTCAGCAGTGGTGGAGCAAcgaaacgttacaacgttatcaTGAGAAAGTTGAGTGTATAATCAAACAGTACGGTAACTACCATCTGCCAGAGCTAggcaataataataacttcACG GTAAATGGCGTGAATACACAGGGAGAGAATATAGCTGATAACGGTGGTATACGAGAGGCCTACAAAGCGTATCAACGATTTCGAACAAGAAATACTAATCGACTAGCTCTACCTGGCCTCGCTAATTATAGCCaagaacaattattttttataggTTTCGCACAA GTCTGGTGCGGTAGTTATACGAATGGAGCGCTAAAATCTAAATTGATACAAGGAGTTCATGCACCAAATCATTTCAGAGTCATCGGAACTTTATCGAATAACGTGGATTTTGCGAAAGCATGGAATTGTCCGGTTGAAAGTCCCATGAATCCGTCTCGCAAATGTATTCTTtggtaa